The Plantactinospora sp. KBS50 sequence ACGGCGCCGGAACACGGCCGGCCCGCCGACCGGGTTTGCGGGCGACCCGCCGAGGGGCATTGACGGTGATCCGCTCGGGCCAGTAGACCTTGGTGATGGAGGCCGCGTGATGACGAGAGCGCCGTTGACGCTGGAAGAACTGCGGGTCGCCGTCGTGGCGGGTGAGATCGACACGGTGGTGCTGGCGCTGGTGGACATGCAGGGCCGGTTGCAGGGCAAACGCTTCCACGCGCCCTACTTCCTCGACGAGGTGGTCCGGCACGGCAGCGAGGGCTGCAACTACCTGCTCGCGGTGGACGTCGACATGAACACCGTCGACGGGTACGCGATGTCCAGCTGGGACCGCGGCTACGGCGACTTCGCCATGGTGCCGGATCTGGGTACCCTGCGCCGGGTGCCGTGGCAGCCCGGCACCGCGCTGCTGCTGGCCGACCTGACCTGGCCCGACGGCGGGTCAGGCGGCGGGACGGACGGCGGGTCAGGCGGCGGGGCGGACGGCGGCCCGGTGCTGGCCTCGCCCCGGCAGATCCTGCGCGGCCAACTCGACCGGCTGGCCGGGCACGGCCTCACCGCGTACGCCGGCACGGAGCTGGAGTTCGTGCTCTTCCGCGACTCGTACGAGGAGGCGTGGCGGCGCGGATACCGGGAGCTGACCCCGGCCAACCAGTACAACGTGGACTACTCCCTGCTGGGCACCGCCCGGGTGGAACCGCTGCTGCGCCGGATCCGCAACGAGATGGCCGCCGCCGGGCTCACCCCGGAGAGCGCCAAGGGCGAGTGCAACCTCGGCCAGCACGAGATCGCGTTCCGCTACGCGGAGGCGCTGAGCTGTGCGGACAACCATGTGATCTACAAGAACGGGGCCAAGGAGATCGCCGCCCAGGAGGGCATGTCGATCACCTTCATGGCCAAGCCGAACGCCCGGGAGGGCAACTCCTGCCACATCCACTTCTCGCTGCGGGACCGTGCCGGCCGCTCGGCCATGCCGGGTGACGGTCCGGCCGGGCTCTCCCCGACCGGGCAGCGGGCGCTGGCCGGGCTGCTGGCCACGATGCGCGAGCTGAGCCTGTTCTTCGCACCCAACATCAACTCCTACAAGCGCTACCAGCCCGGCTCGTTCGCCCCGACGGCGCTGCGCTGGGGGGTCGACAACCGCACCTGCGCGCTGCGGGTGGTCGGGCACGGCCCGGGGCTGCGGGTGGAGAACCGGGTGCCGGGCGCGGACGTCAACCCGTACCTGGCCATCGCAGCTCTGGTGGCCGGCGCCCTGCACGGGATCGAACGGGAGCTGCCGCTGGAGCCGGAACTGGCCGGCAACGCGTACGGCGACCAGGAGGCGCCCCGGGTGCCCGGGACGCTGCGCGACGCCCTCACCGCCTGGGAGGAGTCCGGGGTCGCCGCCGGCGCGTTCGGGGCCGACGTGGTGGCGCACTACGCCAACCAGGCGCGGGTGGAGCTGGCCGCCTTCGACGCCGCGGTCACCGACTGGGAACTGTTCCGTGGTTTCGAACGGCTCTGACCGGTGCCGACAGGGGTGACGCGGGCGTGACCGAGGTGCACAATCCGGCGACCGGTCGGCCCATCGCCGACGTACCGGAAACCGATCTGGCCGGCACCGACGCGGTGATCGCCCGCGCGGCGGCGGCGTTCGGGTCGTGGCGGGCGGTGGCGCCCGGCGACCGGGCCCGGCTGCTGCGCCGGTTCGCGGCGGTGGTGGACGAGCACCGGGACGAGCTGGCGGAGCTGGAGGTCCGCAACAGCGGGCACACCATCGGCAACGCGCGCTGGGAGGCCGGCAACGTCCGGGACGTGCTGGACTACTACGCGGGCGCGCCGGAGCGGCTCACCGGCCGGCAGATCCCGGTGCCCGGCGGGGTCGACATCACGTTCCACGAGCCGCTCGGGGTGGTCGGTGTCATCGTGCCG is a genomic window containing:
- a CDS encoding glutamine synthetase family protein, which gives rise to MTRAPLTLEELRVAVVAGEIDTVVLALVDMQGRLQGKRFHAPYFLDEVVRHGSEGCNYLLAVDVDMNTVDGYAMSSWDRGYGDFAMVPDLGTLRRVPWQPGTALLLADLTWPDGGSGGGTDGGSGGGADGGPVLASPRQILRGQLDRLAGHGLTAYAGTELEFVLFRDSYEEAWRRGYRELTPANQYNVDYSLLGTARVEPLLRRIRNEMAAAGLTPESAKGECNLGQHEIAFRYAEALSCADNHVIYKNGAKEIAAQEGMSITFMAKPNAREGNSCHIHFSLRDRAGRSAMPGDGPAGLSPTGQRALAGLLATMRELSLFFAPNINSYKRYQPGSFAPTALRWGVDNRTCALRVVGHGPGLRVENRVPGADVNPYLAIAALVAGALHGIERELPLEPELAGNAYGDQEAPRVPGTLRDALTAWEESGVAAGAFGADVVAHYANQARVELAAFDAAVTDWELFRGFERL